One Bacteroidia bacterium genomic region harbors:
- a CDS encoding T9SS type A sorting domain-containing protein translates to MKNVLQLFLIIFTFYIFPFNGFSQIIWNGSVSTDWGDPLNWTPNQIPTLIDNVNINTALLPNYPVINSGTYRCRTLSMTNAVMFTMNGGTLEVYGNWSKANASVFTANGGTVEFKSTNSKQIIAGRNTFQNITINNTALSPADSVYIQAVTVVTGNVTLVSGLFCLGSGTGSNPLEVDGNWVSNGGKFQPNFGAVTFDGGIDKTIGGSSSLGLTFYDVNISKSSGAQAITITDPVTINNSLEIQKGELVINPSVGIDLIVKVDLRIVGDAALFLNNTAGVRNVEIQIGRNLIDFNTLPPSRNVSANTANGINYTDRKALFTFNGSDPAVNQVIRGYSPVTAYNAGNSLLRGCVLPSVIVNTASVLYLENDGCRILDSCVVSSGTFRLNGRTLIFGNALASPNAGTFNVHAAGVLDCDGGSSLLFSSVDVPGPILQTTGNGGRINFVGTSNQALVRIQRDALSGNYFRVEINDGGFLSARYYVINLIHQSGLIMKSGSTLDNAPNNLSDGTFNETNAGASITYLTLNNDIPGGTTIENVNFNYSAIVKNCSRPAAAVGVVTFRNCYGVRSGPGYETDPADPTPGGGLPDTDGKIQWNNTGATQTWTGAVSTNWYVAGNWLSGIVPVAGDNIVIPTAASTRYPVLEADVTVFNLSITANVAAKTIFDVNAKVLTVTGSINKSTASGTFSLPANSRLRVKYGFTFTTAANFSAASNSTTEFFGVTAWDNAYTFGNVEMAGNIFISNAGDNCNVVDFTLTNGNIVFVNQQRNLNVRGNWTNNGGYFTPVGSRITFASNTTSTKTILSRGQVFSTISFDPVASGSCVYQLSDDMYATSPGTGTGALGTSILLTGASGQTVTLELNQYTLYVNNLNISSGVAGSATLTLNQGSILSINSGFTIRTTGTGAAVIFDGLPDKRCLVTRQGNGTYTFDLSAGAPTVSAIYTDFEYMNGSGINVSGASAIDATKNFSYCSFSNFTQTSGQLLNLPNLTVGPIQEVLFYYSGNPSVGTHFNVYRASGALISTFNNAKGNLSGPKYEKDPVGTTTPGVISWSDNYIYWGNFTTGNWNDAPSKWRNLGGSVVPIPTNIDNVLLDHTHCAGTYTITVDAASNCNNLTMRSGATNAIQLNTTNQQLTIKGNFEMESSLDTLISNGIIDIWGNWLMNKGIFLPQTGSNVRFVGNSNSIASGATNAFYNITINNGSNTTRLLDDIRIDKDISLTSGNFDVGTGNYGVYMRGGHWVGTNGLFTPRNGTVYFTGIVGQNINNANAQKFNNLEMNKGAGNINLFHDIYINSTLNFTTNNRARINCSGKRVRMMAAASAVGVNKKGTNGYVNGQMSFIFNSSAAIITKFYTIGKDGVYLPFELSMRLGDDINTEIVGEQFNAAPPSRTTPTLPEEVPFISNAHYFTISKIQPTTISYAKVIIQYNEDDATSLSLLSETTLRLLKESADGLNWDNLTPAGPGGYGNTSTGFLISTVNWTTFSDFVVGSTGDPLPVQYLKFNANYNPKEKQADLDWITAHEVNNAGFSIQRSDNDMLNFHTIATFENYPELVGKGSSLENNYEFIDKSTLTPGKTYYYRLTQHDFNGATKESEVKSIVVPIDDKLFARVYPNPFNECFYTEFQLTEAADIQFEIFDYTGKITENLINKSLPSGYYNIQHSVTHLSNGIYFYKLAINGKVYSGKIIKN, encoded by the coding sequence ATGAAAAACGTTTTACAGTTATTTTTAATAATTTTTACATTCTATATCTTTCCGTTCAACGGTTTTTCGCAAATAATTTGGAATGGCAGTGTTTCCACCGATTGGGGAGATCCATTAAATTGGACACCTAATCAGATACCTACATTAATAGATAACGTTAATATCAATACGGCGTTATTACCGAACTATCCGGTTATCAATTCAGGAACCTATCGGTGTAGAACGCTATCTATGACTAACGCGGTTATGTTTACGATGAACGGTGGTACCTTAGAGGTCTATGGCAATTGGTCAAAAGCCAATGCTTCGGTTTTTACGGCAAATGGGGGTACTGTTGAGTTCAAATCAACAAATAGTAAACAAATTATAGCCGGACGTAATACTTTTCAAAATATTACGATAAACAATACCGCACTTTCTCCGGCTGATTCTGTGTATATCCAAGCGGTTACCGTAGTAACGGGCAATGTAACATTAGTTTCCGGCTTGTTTTGCTTAGGCTCAGGAACAGGCTCTAACCCATTAGAAGTTGATGGTAACTGGGTTAGTAATGGCGGAAAATTTCAACCTAACTTTGGAGCAGTTACTTTTGACGGCGGAATAGACAAAACAATAGGAGGTTCTAGCTCGCTTGGCCTAACATTTTATGATGTTAATATTTCTAAAAGTAGCGGAGCGCAAGCCATTACGATTACTGACCCAGTTACAATCAATAATTCATTAGAGATACAAAAAGGAGAGTTAGTCATTAATCCAAGTGTTGGTATAGACCTAATTGTTAAAGTAGATTTACGTATAGTAGGAGATGCTGCGTTATTTCTGAATAACACAGCTGGAGTCAGAAATGTTGAAATCCAAATCGGACGTAACTTAATTGATTTCAATACATTACCTCCAAGTAGAAATGTATCTGCTAACACTGCTAATGGAATTAACTACACAGATAGAAAGGCACTTTTTACGTTCAATGGTTCAGACCCAGCTGTTAATCAGGTTATTCGTGGCTACAGTCCTGTTACGGCTTACAATGCTGGAAACAGTTTGTTGAGAGGCTGTGTTCTTCCTTCTGTAATTGTCAATACTGCCTCAGTTTTATACTTAGAAAATGACGGTTGCCGTATTTTAGATTCTTGTGTGGTCTCTTCCGGAACTTTTCGCCTAAATGGGCGTACCCTAATTTTCGGAAATGCCTTAGCCAGCCCGAATGCCGGAACGTTTAATGTACACGCTGCCGGTGTATTAGATTGCGACGGAGGTTCTTCCCTGCTATTTTCATCAGTGGATGTTCCCGGTCCAATATTACAAACCACAGGAAACGGTGGAAGAATAAATTTTGTCGGAACTTCTAATCAGGCACTTGTACGGATTCAACGAGATGCTTTATCTGGAAACTATTTTAGAGTAGAAATTAACGATGGGGGATTTCTATCCGCCAGATATTACGTGATAAATCTAATTCATCAGTCCGGTTTAATTATGAAGTCCGGCTCTACTTTGGATAATGCCCCCAATAATCTAAGTGACGGCACTTTTAATGAAACAAACGCCGGTGCAAGTATTACATATCTAACACTTAATAATGACATTCCCGGAGGAACAACTATCGAGAATGTAAATTTTAATTATTCTGCAATCGTTAAGAACTGTTCTAGGCCTGCGGCTGCCGTTGGCGTTGTTACTTTTCGTAATTGTTATGGGGTTCGTTCCGGCCCAGGTTACGAAACCGATCCGGCAGATCCAACCCCGGGTGGCGGCCTCCCAGATACAGATGGGAAAATTCAATGGAATAATACAGGGGCAACCCAAACATGGACAGGTGCTGTTAGCACAAATTGGTATGTTGCCGGTAACTGGTTATCAGGGATAGTTCCGGTAGCAGGAGATAATATCGTAATACCAACAGCAGCATCCACCAGATACCCTGTTTTGGAAGCCGATGTAACGGTTTTCAATCTCTCTATCACGGCAAACGTAGCCGCCAAGACTATTTTTGATGTGAATGCAAAGGTACTTACCGTAACCGGATCTATTAACAAATCTACTGCGTCAGGAACATTTAGCTTGCCGGCTAATTCACGTTTACGTGTAAAATATGGTTTTACATTCACGACCGCAGCGAACTTCTCTGCTGCCTCTAATTCTACCACAGAATTCTTTGGCGTTACAGCTTGGGATAATGCCTACACTTTTGGAAATGTAGAAATGGCAGGAAATATCTTTATTAGCAACGCAGGAGATAATTGCAATGTAGTAGATTTTACCTTAACAAATGGAAATATAGTATTTGTGAACCAACAAAGAAACCTGAATGTTAGGGGAAATTGGACAAACAACGGTGGGTACTTTACTCCAGTGGGTAGCCGAATTACTTTTGCGAGTAATACAACCAGCACAAAAACAATTTTATCGCGTGGTCAGGTGTTCAGTACGATTTCTTTTGACCCGGTAGCAAGCGGAAGCTGTGTTTATCAACTATCCGATGATATGTATGCAACTAGCCCCGGTACCGGAACAGGTGCTTTAGGAACATCAATTTTACTAACCGGTGCAAGTGGGCAAACTGTTACCTTAGAATTAAATCAATACACTTTGTATGTCAATAACTTAAATATAAGCAGTGGCGTAGCTGGTTCTGCAACCTTAACGTTAAACCAAGGCTCTATACTCTCTATAAATTCTGGCTTTACAATCAGGACAACTGGTACAGGCGCAGCAGTAATTTTTGATGGCCTTCCAGATAAACGTTGCTTAGTTACCAGACAAGGAAATGGTACTTACACCTTTGACTTATCAGCAGGTGCTCCAACTGTTAGCGCTATCTATACAGACTTTGAGTATATGAATGGTAGCGGTATAAATGTTTCAGGTGCTTCCGCAATTGATGCAACTAAAAATTTTAGCTATTGCTCATTTAGTAACTTTACCCAAACATCCGGCCAACTTTTAAACCTTCCTAATCTAACCGTTGGTCCTATCCAAGAAGTTTTATTTTATTATTCAGGAAATCCATCTGTAGGCACACACTTTAATGTCTATAGAGCATCTGGTGCTTTAATATCAACATTTAATAACGCTAAAGGAAACCTTTCAGGGCCAAAATACGAGAAAGATCCTGTCGGAACAACTACGCCCGGAGTTATTTCGTGGTCTGATAATTATATTTACTGGGGCAATTTTACTACTGGAAATTGGAATGATGCGCCCAGTAAATGGCGTAACTTAGGTGGATCTGTTGTACCTATCCCTACAAATATAGATAACGTATTGCTCGACCATACTCATTGTGCCGGCACTTATACAATAACTGTTGATGCCGCAAGTAATTGCAACAACCTAACAATGCGCTCAGGAGCTACAAATGCGATTCAGTTGAATACTACCAATCAGCAATTAACAATAAAAGGAAACTTTGAAATGGAATCTTCATTAGATACACTCATTTCCAATGGTATTATTGACATTTGGGGTAATTGGCTAATGAACAAAGGGATATTTCTACCGCAAACCGGCAGCAACGTTCGTTTCGTGGGAAATTCCAACTCAATAGCGAGTGGTGCTACAAACGCTTTCTATAATATAACGATTAACAACGGATCTAACACTACCCGTTTGTTAGATGACATTCGAATTGATAAAGATATATCACTTACCAGCGGAAATTTTGATGTGGGCACAGGTAATTATGGCGTTTATATGCGCGGCGGCCATTGGGTGGGCACTAATGGCTTGTTTACACCCAGAAATGGAACAGTTTATTTTACCGGAATAGTTGGGCAAAATATCAATAATGCAAATGCACAAAAATTCAATAACTTAGAAATGAATAAAGGAGCAGGTAATATTAATTTATTCCACGACATTTATATTAACAGCACACTAAACTTTACAACCAATAACCGTGCACGGATAAACTGTTCCGGTAAACGGGTTAGAATGATGGCTGCTGCAAGTGCTGTTGGAGTAAACAAAAAAGGAACTAACGGCTATGTGAATGGTCAAATGAGTTTTATCTTTAACTCCTCTGCTGCTATCATCACTAAATTTTATACAATCGGTAAAGATGGTGTGTATTTGCCATTTGAATTATCTATGCGCTTAGGCGACGATATTAATACAGAGATTGTTGGCGAGCAATTTAACGCTGCACCTCCTAGCAGAACTACACCTACCCTTCCCGAAGAAGTACCCTTTATCTCCAATGCTCACTACTTTACAATTTCAAAAATTCAACCAACAACCATCAGCTATGCCAAAGTAATCATTCAATATAACGAAGACGATGCTACCTCACTTAGTTTGCTTTCAGAAACTACATTACGATTGTTGAAAGAAAGTGCAGACGGTCTTAATTGGGATAATCTTACCCCGGCAGGGCCAGGAGGTTATGGCAATACTTCTACCGGATTTTTGATTTCTACGGTTAATTGGACTACATTTAGCGACTTTGTCGTAGGTTCTACCGGAGACCCACTACCGGTTCAATACCTAAAATTTAATGCTAACTATAATCCCAAAGAAAAACAGGCAGATTTAGACTGGATTACTGCTCATGAAGTTAATAATGCAGGATTTAGCATACAACGTTCTGATAATGATATGTTAAACTTCCATACAATAGCTACTTTTGAAAACTATCCAGAACTTGTAGGAAAAGGAAGTTCGCTCGAAAATAACTATGAATTTATTGATAAGTCCACACTAACACCCGGAAAAACATACTACTATCGTTTAACACAACACGATTTTAATGGAGCAACCAAAGAATCCGAAGTTAAATCTATCGTAGTCCCTATTGATGATAAACTATTTGCACGAGTTTACCCAAATCCTTTTAATGAGTGTTTTTATACGGAGTTCCAACTTACAGAAGCTGCTGATATTCAGTTTGAGATTTTTGATTATACCGGAAAAATTACCGAAAACCTGATTAATAAATCTTTACCCAGTGGTTATTATAATATCCAACATTCAGTAACCCACTTATCTAATGGAATTTATTTCTATAAGTTAGCCATAAACGGAAAAGTTTATTCAGGAAAAATAATCAAGAATTAG
- a CDS encoding T9SS type A sorting domain-containing protein produces MKKVIGLIFAALYLQVSAQCPSGRYDSEIATEFDSVKVVYGSAVPAQSTTPIDLVMDVYTPKGDTMAKRPLIIFCHGGSFISGTRNDYDVKYLSRAFAKRGYTTATIDYRLGLDGFPPDAVIMLRSAIRAVQDGKAAVRYFYRSVIENGNPYNIDTNKIYIGGSSAGALLSLHLAYLDKDSEFTEIGTQGSLDSLGGLEGNSGNPGFSTRVHGVINLCGALAKKEWLEPGNVPFISMHGTDDATVPYKSGYVKVSTLNIILVDGSYVIDSFAKTINVSSQLFTWQGAGHVPYVTDQKAMDSTVAFVSRNVKGWVCNSISARPQDPTLAQEVRLFPNPANNQLFVELGSAASQNCVISLLNVHGQEVFRMNTQGQETIRIPREDLSNGLYVLQLVTQDNRQYTRKFIFE; encoded by the coding sequence ATGAAGAAAGTAATTGGTTTAATTTTTGCGGCATTATATCTGCAGGTTTCTGCACAGTGCCCGTCTGGCCGCTATGACTCAGAGATTGCTACTGAATTTGATTCAGTAAAGGTAGTTTATGGAAGTGCAGTTCCAGCTCAATCTACCACCCCAATAGATTTAGTTATGGATGTTTATACTCCCAAGGGAGATACAATGGCTAAACGTCCTTTAATTATTTTTTGCCATGGTGGTAGTTTTATCAGTGGTACTCGTAACGATTATGATGTAAAGTATCTTTCTCGTGCATTTGCGAAGCGTGGCTACACAACGGCAACCATAGACTATCGTTTAGGCTTAGACGGTTTTCCACCAGACGCAGTTATTATGTTGCGTTCTGCTATCCGAGCCGTTCAAGATGGTAAAGCAGCTGTACGTTATTTCTATCGTTCTGTAATAGAAAATGGTAATCCTTACAATATTGACACAAATAAGATTTATATAGGTGGCTCTTCTGCCGGTGCTTTGTTGTCCTTACATTTAGCGTACTTAGACAAAGATAGTGAATTTACCGAAATTGGTACACAAGGAAGTTTAGATAGTTTGGGCGGTTTAGAAGGTAATAGCGGGAATCCAGGATTTTCAACCCGCGTTCATGGGGTTATCAATTTATGTGGAGCACTTGCCAAAAAAGAATGGTTAGAACCCGGTAATGTTCCTTTTATTAGTATGCACGGAACAGACGATGCAACAGTTCCCTACAAAAGTGGTTATGTTAAAGTATCTACATTGAACATAATTTTGGTAGATGGTAGCTATGTAATAGATTCTTTTGCTAAAACGATAAATGTTTCCAGCCAGTTATTTACATGGCAGGGAGCTGGGCACGTTCCCTATGTTACTGACCAAAAAGCTATGGATTCTACAGTAGCATTTGTGTCTCGGAATGTTAAAGGCTGGGTATGTAATTCTATTAGTGCACGCCCACAGGATCCAACCTTAGCTCAAGAAGTACGACTATTCCCAAATCCAGCTAATAATCAGTTATTTGTTGAATTAGGAAGTGCTGCATCCCAAAACTGCGTGATTTCACTGCTAAATGTTCATGGGCAAGAAGTATTCCGCATGAATACTCAAGGACAGGAAACTATTCGCATTCCGCGTGAAGACCTATCTAATGGCCTCTATGTCTTGCAATTAGTAACCCAAGATAATCGCCAATATACTCGCAAATTTATATTTGAGTAA
- a CDS encoding aconitate hydratase, whose amino-acid sequence MTFDIEMIRAVYARMPERVDAARKLAGKPLTLSEKILYAHLWESLPSSSYVRGSSYVDFAPDRVAMQDATAQMALLQFMQAGRSKAAVPSTVHCDHLIVAQKGSSPDLATAVVDNKEVYDFLASVSNKYGIGFWKPGAGIIHQVVLENYAFPGGMMIGTDSHTVNAGGLGMLAIGVGGADACDVMAGLAWELKWPKLIGIKLTGKLSGWVSAKDVVLKVAGILTVKGGTGCIVEYFGEGAKSLSCTGKGTICNMGAEVGATTSTFGYDDSMSRYLRSTGRTDVAELADQIREYLTADPEVYANPQQYFDQVIEINLSELEPFVNGPFTPDLATPISKMREVAAQNGWPLKVEVGLIGSCTNSSYEDISRAASLAKQAVAKKLKPKAEFTITPGSEQVRYTIDRDGLIDIFNQMGAKVFSNACGPCIGMWNRMGADKKEKNTIIHSFNRNFQSRNDGNPNTCAFVASPEIVTALAIAGDLGFNPMTDTLINEDGQTVRLDPPTGDELPTKGFSVEDAGYLAPAKDGASITVAVSPTSTRLQLLNPFKKWEGTDIKGLKLLIRVKGKCTTDHISMAGPWLKYRGHLDNISNNLLIGATNSFNGKINSVKNQLTGEYNEVPQVQRAYKAAGFGSIVIGEENYGEGSSREHAAMEPRHLGVRAILVKSFARIHETNLKKQGMLALTFANPSDYDKIQEDDTFDITGLTNFTTGTPLSLVIHHKGGSSETISLNHSYNSPQIEWFKAGGALNIIRANAQ is encoded by the coding sequence ATGACGTTTGACATCGAAATGATACGGGCGGTATATGCTCGTATGCCTGAGAGAGTTGATGCAGCCCGTAAATTAGCGGGTAAGCCACTCACTTTATCTGAAAAAATCTTATATGCTCATTTATGGGAGTCCTTACCATCAAGTTCTTATGTGCGAGGAAGTTCTTATGTGGATTTTGCACCAGACCGCGTAGCTATGCAAGATGCAACAGCTCAGATGGCATTATTACAGTTTATGCAAGCCGGACGTAGCAAAGCAGCAGTCCCTTCTACGGTTCATTGCGACCACTTAATAGTTGCCCAAAAAGGTTCTTCGCCCGACTTAGCTACCGCAGTGGTAGATAATAAGGAGGTATATGATTTTTTAGCTTCCGTTTCTAATAAATATGGAATTGGCTTTTGGAAGCCCGGAGCAGGGATTATACATCAAGTAGTACTTGAAAACTATGCCTTTCCGGGTGGAATGATGATTGGAACTGACTCTCATACTGTTAATGCTGGAGGTCTTGGGATGCTGGCTATTGGAGTAGGAGGAGCAGATGCCTGTGATGTTATGGCAGGTTTAGCTTGGGAGCTAAAATGGCCAAAACTTATCGGCATAAAACTTACCGGTAAGCTATCCGGGTGGGTTTCTGCCAAAGATGTGGTACTAAAAGTTGCCGGAATACTTACCGTAAAAGGTGGAACAGGCTGCATCGTTGAGTATTTTGGAGAAGGAGCAAAAAGCCTAAGCTGTACCGGAAAAGGAACTATTTGCAATATGGGCGCAGAAGTAGGTGCTACAACATCAACTTTTGGTTATGACGATAGCATGAGCCGTTACCTCCGCTCTACCGGAAGAACTGATGTAGCAGAATTAGCTGATCAAATCCGGGAATACCTTACCGCAGACCCAGAAGTCTATGCTAATCCACAACAATATTTTGACCAAGTAATAGAAATCAACCTCAGTGAGTTAGAACCATTTGTAAATGGCCCTTTTACGCCAGATTTAGCTACCCCGATTTCAAAAATGCGGGAAGTAGCTGCCCAAAATGGATGGCCTCTAAAAGTAGAAGTGGGTTTGATTGGTTCTTGCACCAACTCTTCATACGAAGATATTTCCCGTGCGGCTTCATTAGCCAAGCAAGCTGTTGCCAAAAAATTAAAGCCGAAAGCCGAATTTACCATTACACCGGGATCAGAGCAAGTTCGATACACTATTGATAGAGACGGACTTATAGATATTTTTAATCAAATGGGAGCTAAGGTATTCTCCAATGCTTGCGGCCCTTGTATTGGTATGTGGAACCGTATGGGAGCAGATAAAAAAGAAAAAAATACAATAATTCACTCCTTTAATCGCAACTTTCAATCCAGAAATGACGGAAACCCGAATACCTGTGCTTTTGTGGCTTCTCCCGAAATTGTTACAGCTCTTGCAATAGCCGGTGATTTAGGGTTTAACCCAATGACAGATACATTAATCAACGAAGATGGTCAAACCGTTCGCTTAGATCCGCCAACCGGAGATGAACTTCCGACAAAAGGCTTTTCCGTTGAAGATGCAGGCTATCTCGCACCCGCCAAAGATGGAGCTTCGATAACAGTTGCGGTTTCCCCAACATCTACCCGCCTACAACTCCTTAACCCATTCAAAAAATGGGAAGGAACTGACATAAAAGGACTTAAACTCTTGATTCGGGTAAAAGGAAAATGTACAACAGACCATATTTCAATGGCTGGCCCTTGGTTAAAATACAGAGGGCATCTCGATAATATTTCCAATAATCTACTAATTGGTGCTACAAATTCATTTAACGGAAAAATAAATTCTGTTAAAAATCAGCTAACCGGTGAATACAACGAAGTACCGCAGGTTCAACGTGCCTATAAAGCAGCGGGTTTTGGCTCAATCGTTATTGGGGAAGAAAATTACGGGGAGGGTTCATCACGCGAACACGCCGCTATGGAGCCAAGACATCTTGGCGTAAGAGCTATTTTGGTTAAATCTTTTGCCAGAATTCATGAAACGAACCTTAAAAAGCAAGGAATGTTAGCATTAACGTTTGCAAACCCAAGCGATTATGACAAAATTCAGGAAGACGATACTTTTGATATAACAGGCTTAACTAACTTCACTACCGGAACGCCTTTGTCTTTGGTTATTCATCACAAAGGTGGTTCATCCGAAACAATTTCTCTAAATCATTCATATAACAGCCCTCAAATTGAATGGTTTAAGGCCGGTGGAGCGTTAAATATTATTAGAGCTAACGCTCAGTAA
- a CDS encoding DUF3808 domain-containing protein, producing MRKRLLFYGCLLSRVLWPLFAYGQENGTVRERIEKYCLRLELDKASQLIEYEYNPIYQTYFSHHIAFYKALISENQGYQDEFNAVTNLAYATLEKKKPDGMRNVFMAEFLFERAVLNLKTRNYLSAANEIRKSHNILTNNLKNYPNIVMTKRLLGLYEIALTTIPSEFKGIIELLGYKGNVIEGIAKLRFAAQKSELMRTECEILLIYVQKHILADIDGAYKQIDSLHKTDPSNLLFTYLKANLSMDKKKNNQAILLLHEAEKIQETTPAISFPFLEYLLGKTYFFQQQYFESAQYYEKFLGQYRGKNIRSEVSYKKALCAELLGNRESARKQYLSVLELPSTDLDEDNYAKKWAGMLSKRPLTETETVLLKTRNQFDGGYFIACQETLEILISKIQQLNYDERCEVYYRMGRLFLEKKNYPKAKLYLNLAIQQNPTYNLWMKVYAHYYSGVLMENLADWHSARRFYRLALSFSNYDFQKGLEQKAKAGLDRLKDITYDSKKEQENDTLKN from the coding sequence ATGCGGAAAAGATTACTCTTTTATGGTTGTTTACTAAGCCGAGTTTTATGGCCGCTGTTTGCCTACGGGCAAGAAAATGGTACTGTTCGAGAACGAATTGAAAAGTACTGCTTGCGATTAGAATTAGACAAAGCATCACAACTTATTGAATATGAATATAATCCAATTTACCAAACGTATTTTTCACATCATATAGCTTTTTACAAAGCTCTTATTAGTGAAAATCAAGGCTATCAAGATGAATTTAATGCTGTAACAAATTTAGCTTATGCAACATTAGAAAAAAAGAAGCCCGACGGAATGCGCAACGTCTTTATGGCAGAATTTCTCTTTGAAAGAGCCGTGCTAAACCTAAAAACCAGAAATTATCTTTCTGCCGCTAATGAAATCCGAAAATCGCATAACATACTTACAAACAACCTGAAAAACTACCCGAATATAGTTATGACCAAACGTTTGTTAGGTCTCTATGAAATCGCGCTCACAACTATTCCATCTGAGTTTAAAGGTATTATAGAACTTTTAGGCTACAAAGGAAATGTTATAGAAGGAATTGCAAAACTTCGTTTTGCTGCCCAAAAAAGTGAACTGATGAGAACTGAATGTGAAATTCTGCTCATATACGTCCAAAAACATATCCTCGCAGATATAGACGGCGCTTACAAACAAATTGACTCCCTCCACAAAACTGACCCCAGTAACTTACTCTTTACATACCTAAAAGCAAATTTAAGTATGGATAAAAAGAAAAACAATCAAGCCATTTTACTGCTCCATGAAGCCGAAAAAATACAAGAAACAACGCCCGCAATATCATTCCCATTCTTAGAATATTTACTTGGCAAAACATATTTCTTTCAGCAGCAATATTTTGAATCTGCTCAGTATTATGAAAAGTTTTTAGGCCAGTATCGCGGGAAAAATATTCGCAGTGAAGTATCTTACAAAAAAGCACTATGTGCCGAACTTTTAGGAAATCGAGAATCTGCCCGAAAACAATATTTATCCGTTTTAGAACTCCCCAGCACCGATTTAGATGAAGATAACTATGCCAAAAAATGGGCAGGAATGCTCTCTAAAAGACCCCTTACCGAAACAGAAACCGTCTTACTTAAAACACGAAACCAATTTGATGGCGGATACTTCATCGCCTGCCAAGAAACCCTCGAAATACTCATCAGCAAAATCCAACAGCTTAACTATGACGAGCGTTGCGAAGTTTATTACCGAATGGGTAGGCTTTTTCTCGAAAAAAAAAATTATCCTAAAGCAAAATTATACCTAAACTTAGCTATCCAGCAAAACCCAACTTACAACCTCTGGATGAAAGTCTATGCACATTATTACAGCGGCGTATTGATGGAAAACTTGGCGGATTGGCATTCTGCCAGACGGTTTTATCGTTTAGCACTCTCTTTCAGCAATTATGATTTTCAAAAAGGCTTAGAGCAAAAAGCCAAAGCCGGCTTAGACCGCCTCAAAGACATTACCTACGATAGCAAAAAAGAGCAGGAAAACGACACCCTAAAAAACTAA
- a CDS encoding LysM peptidoglycan-binding domain-containing protein: MIRVGIFWLVLSSLLYAKEFDADSVGNKIINGKKYILYEVEQGETLTRIAKKYGITVQQLRVINKLGNDNLTPGQIIKIPPTEPLENTNTSNTEPKTQSVLIKKPRYYTCVKGDNLYLVTKKNKILLRDLLDINELNSPVLSEGQVIIIGYDEERVTVPVEPEVAANPTTKPSQKSNPETPRERARKDSLAMFPNPQEKIMDAPEGRLPDMPAYATVKEKIDAKKKAYFEVSEAGKMQLIENQGKDAFRLVIYHPTLPVGTVVEILSNTTNRTVSAEVIGKYEYNPDTNYIISGTDRVFRYLGAAKLEPMEITVRYRL; this comes from the coding sequence ATGATACGGGTAGGTATATTTTGGTTAGTTTTGAGTTCGCTACTTTATGCTAAAGAATTTGATGCGGATTCAGTTGGTAATAAAATAATTAACGGGAAAAAGTACATTCTGTATGAAGTGGAGCAGGGTGAAACCCTTACCCGAATTGCTAAAAAGTATGGCATTACTGTTCAGCAGCTACGGGTTATCAATAAATTGGGAAATGATAATCTTACTCCCGGCCAAATTATTAAGATTCCCCCCACAGAACCATTAGAGAACACAAATACTTCTAATACTGAGCCTAAAACCCAATCGGTTCTTATCAAGAAACCTCGTTATTATACCTGCGTTAAGGGAGATAACTTGTATTTAGTTACTAAAAAAAATAAGATTTTACTACGCGATTTACTGGATATAAACGAATTAAATAGTCCTGTTTTGTCTGAGGGTCAGGTTATTATTATTGGTTATGACGAAGAGCGGGTTACTGTTCCCGTTGAGCCAGAAGTAGCCGCTAATCCCACCACAAAGCCCTCTCAAAAATCCAATCCGGAAACACCTCGTGAACGTGCACGTAAAGATTCGCTGGCAATGTTTCCTAACCCGCAAGAAAAAATCATGGATGCTCCGGAAGGCCGTTTGCCTGATATGCCCGCTTATGCCACTGTAAAAGAAAAAATTGATGCCAAGAAAAAAGCCTACTTTGAAGTAAGCGAAGCAGGAAAAATGCAACTTATTGAAAATCAAGGAAAAGACGCATTTCGGTTAGTTATTTATCATCCAACTCTTCCGGTGGGCACAGTGGTAGAAATTCTTTCAAATACAACCAACAGAACCGTTAGTGCTGAGGTAATTGGTAAATACGAATACAATCCAGATACAAATTACATCATCAGCGGAACAGACCGCGTTTTTAGGTATTTGGGAGCAGCTAAATTAGAACCTATGGAGATTACAGTTCGTTATCGGCTATAA